The DNA sequence TGCGCCCCAGCCGCCGGCCTCGAGTGGCGCCGGGTGAAAGGAAGTCACCCGGGGATGCCGCGCCAGTATTTTTTCCACCCGTTTTTTTAAAATCCCACGCCCTTTTCCGTGAACGATGCGCACGGAAGCATATCCTTTCTCTGCACAAGCGCGGATATATTCATTCAGAAGATCGGGAACATCCGCCGGGCGAAAGGTGTGCAGATCGATGACATCTTCCAGGTCGACGATCACGGGTTCCATGCCGTCAAAATCTTCCATACATCCATTACCTATAATTTGAATTCATCCCGCGCTGAAAGGAGCGGGGAATTCAAATTTAAAGCTTGTCGAAAAGGAGCCACAAGAGCGTGATCACTCCGGAAAGGACGACCGTCGACTCAAGGATGAACTCCAGTTTGATACCCGGCAGCATGTACTCCTTTTCATTGGCCAGCATGACCAGAAGCATGAGCGCCGGGCAGATGGAGAGACCGTAGCCCAGGTTAGTAAAGACGCTGGAAAAGGTGAAGATCCACAGTATCGCCACCAGCATGAGCAGCACGATTTTTAAAAGGCGCATGGACCGCTCGGCGCCGATGAGGATGGGAATGGTCTCT is a window from the Deltaproteobacteria bacterium genome containing:
- a CDS encoding Smr/MutS family protein, with the protein product MEDFDGMEPVIVDLEDVIDLHTFRPADVPDLLNEYIRACAEKGYASVRIVHGKGRGILKKRVEKILARHPRVTSFHPAPLEAGGWGATIAVLK